CCTTCCTGGCAGTTGGCTCTTCAGATGTGGGTCACCATCATTTCTAGAACATGCCTGAATATTTCTTACTGCTCCATCTTTGGTGAAGCTGTTCCTTGTGCCAGGCATTTCATTCCCTTGCTTTGAATGCTGCAATCCCATCTCTAGGGCCAGATACTACCCTTCAGAAGGTTctgcctcctttttctttccctgtgcTCTACTTATCAAGAAGCTCCTACCCTGGCATTTTATGAGACTTTATTTTGACCTTTGACGGTAGACTTTCTACCTTGACCTCAAATTATTGTATACAAAATGGCATATAGACTAGAAGACATTTAGGGGGAAAGATGATGCTTTGATTGCATTCACAGCCCCTGTGAGCAGTTAACTGGCTATGTGCTAGGAACTGAGTTAAGTTCATGTCACATAAACTCACCCTGCAAAACAAGAAGCTTGTGGTTCTCGTTCCCAACTCCAGCTGAGACCAACTCACCTTTTCATGCTCAGAACACTGTGGAATGTGATGGATTCATCAAACACAGACAGCATATAAATCTCATCTATGATCACATGTAGGTTATACCTGTAGATTAGATGAAAGAAGAATAAGGTCTAGCTTATCTCTAGCCTTTTTTCTTAGCATGCTTTTTACAAGCATCTTTGTAATCTTAAGTCATGTCTTTTACAGTGTTCTCTGGGCACAGATCATGCATTCCTACTGCCCCAGCAGCCCATCTGACCCTCCAAGGGGCATAGTAAGGTAGATGGGGTGGTACACCAGAAGGGACCCTTGGACCTAGCTTGGGGGTAATGAGAAGGAACAGGAACCAAAAGACACGTTGAGAACATATTGTCTAACCTTAGCTAACCATTCAACCATCAAGCAGAGACTATGGGAAGAGGTTGGGTAGCCCCGATAATTTTTAACTGGTAGAGTCAGGAGCTCCTAACTGCTTATGTGCCTCGTTCATTCTCCCAACAATCGTCACTACTGTCATCTCcatttcagatgaagaaactaaggcggGCTGgccaccgtggctcatgcctgtaatcccagcactttgggaggccgaggcgggtggatcatgaggtcaggagttcaagaccagcctggacaacatggtgaaaccctgtctctactaaaaatacaaagattagctgggtgtattggtgacagagcgtgactgtctcaaaaaaagaaaaagaaaaaaagaaactaaggctcTTAGCTGTAAAGTCAATTAGCAGGTGCTATAGCTGGGAGGTGAACCCATTCTATCCAATTTTTGCCTACCCCCTCTAGCATTTTTCCTCCTGACCCCAAGCTGCACCATTCATTGGTCTGGGTTAGTCATGAAGTTTGACTAAGTCTGTTTCTTATGGAAAATGGAAGGTTATCTGCCTTAAGTAATAGGACTATTTCAGGACTCCAGAGAAAACTAAGGTTAACTTGCTCTTAGAAAGGAACGTGAAGCTCTGTAGGAACACGTCTTCATCCCACAAGGTCTGAGAGTGTCTTCCCCGGCACTCCAGCCCAAGTGGCTTCCGAAATGGATGCTGGGAGAAAGTACTTAAGCTTAAGTAGAAAAgtaacaaattatatatttttaaatgacatatttctcagaaaacaaaactatatttTGACTGTTATGTAAATGTCAATACATAGGCTGAGGCTAGAAAGGAAATGGCAAAAATTTGAAGTGGTAAGTATGTGATTgcgttttccttcattttaatttcagttaGTTTTATATAACTCTGCAAAGTATGGTGTATAGTGAGAATATTTAGGGTAAattactttttgagacaaagtctcactctgttgcctaggctagagcacgatctcggctcactgcaacctcctcctccccggctcaagcaattctcatgtctcagcctcccaagtagcttgtaggtgcccaccaccatgcctggctaattttgtatttttagtggagacaaggtttccctctgttggccaggctgttctcaaactcctgacctcaagtgatccactgcctcggcgtcccaaagtgctgggattacaggcatgtgccactagaTCTGGCTCTTGACTACTTGACTATAAGTGACGGGAATACTTTCAAGGAATTACCTAGTCTCAAGGGGTGGAACTCATACCTCTTGGCAAATTCCAGGTATTTCATTAGCGAGTCTGGGGAGTAGATGTCACCCACAGGATTCTGAGGGTTGATTAGCACAAGGCCTCGGACCTTTTTCCCCTAAGAAAAACCCAAATATAACTGAGTGAATACAAGTCCTTTGCATCTACCCTAAATTCAGCCAAGGATCTTTTACAGGTCAGGCACCCTAAAAGGCCTAGGTAGGGTCTTGAAGCAGCAACTACTCTACTGCCCAAAGAGGGGGAACAGGAAGGAAGTCTGGGGCTGCTATAACATCCCCATAGGACTCAGGGATCCAGAGGGACACACCCCTGGATCATTCACTGTCTCTTCCAACTAAGGACAGCCCACCAGGTCTTGGTGAACAAGCAGCACCAGAGTTTCAATACTCAAACCCCTTTCAGGACCAGCAGTGGCCATCCTAAAAATATGGTTCCCTCTTTACCTCAAACCTAGCTTCAAGCAGGGCTTCCTCTAACTTGTCCACAGTGAGCTGGAAAGGTTGGGTGTTTGTAACAGTGACCTGGAAGAGAAACATTATGTGAGAAGTGTCTCTTAAAGTCTAAGCCTTGATTCCTCATTCCCATAAGCCCCAGATAATCCTCTGCCTTCATACCAGAGTGCCAGTCCACGTGCCTTCTCCACCCCTACCCAACCACTTAGATGGGTAGAAAGCAAGCCCCTCTACCCCTTTAAGTGTCCCCAGAACAGTCCATTGTCTAGATGTATGGAGCAGGGAAGGGGCCCCATTCAGACCTCACTCTCCAGGTAGACAGGAATCAACTCAACCTTTGCATACAGGCGGGAGCTAAAGGCAAAGCCACCATAGAAGGGAGCAGGGACCAGGAAGGCCTCtggaaacagagagacagagccaTCATTTCAAAGTCTCCCAATCAGAGCCTGTTGCCAGGCTCCCCAAACTAGCAAAGctgttgaccaaaaaaaaaaaaaaaaaaaaaaagtcagtttcacGATCCTTTCTACCTGGGGATTAATGTTCTTAGGTTCAGGTGCTATGAAAGTTATCCATTATTATAGACATCACTGGGGGAAACAAAACTCTAGTTTCTTCTTTGCAGGTATATTagagaagaagagggaagaataTCATTGAATAACTCAGAATCCAGGGCACAAGTTAAGCAAGGCTCACTAGCAGATGGAACAATGGTTATTAGGAAAGTCTCAACTGATCCAGGCCAAATATCAGAGGTCAAGGTCCATGTGCAAGGAGGGCTCCTTGTTTGGACCTGGGgatctcactttcttttcttcccatcCATTTGGCCTTACTGATGAGTTAAGAGAAGCTCCTTTGCATGAAAGGGACTATCTTAACCACTTCTTTTGATGCATCCAGAGCTCTTTAACATTGGAGCCTCTTGCTTAAGCATTGTTACAGGGGAGGTTGAGAACAGTCCACTCAACCTTGTTTGGTCCAGGACTAATTAACCTTTTTCTGAAGAGATAAGAAATCTATATTGTCTGAGCCCGTTGCCATGGCTCTCTGTATTGCAGCTGAGCCCAAAAGCCCAGCCATGAACATAGTAGGTAGGCCCCCATCGTCATTCCTGGGGCATACCTCCTTGAGGTCCATCATGTCTCTCTTCCATTAAATGGAGAATCCAAACCCCTTGCTCCCGCAGAAATAGGAAGATAACCTAGTCAGTGTGGGAAAAGGCCCACCACTGTGGGGAAAAGGCCTTGAGTCAGGATGCTCTTCTTCCTCAAAGTCCAGTGCCTGTGTGTTCCTACCCATGttgctagtatttcattgagAGGGAAAGCAGAGCCCACTGACTTACCGCCTGGATCACACAGAACCATGGCCAGGGCAGAGAAGACAGAGCAGCAGCCATTTAGAACCACCACCTGAAGACGACACATGAGAGGCAGAAGTCAAAACCAATACCTATGTGAGAAGGGGTAGCCATGCTTTCTCCATCCTCCTGGGCGGAACAGGCACAGGGAACCTCCTCAGCTGGGACACATTGGCCTTCACACTGCCCTGGCCCCTGAGAGTCTCCACTGGTTCTCCTTGTACCCCCTAGAAAGGGCAGAGCATCCTCCAAGAATATAGCCCTCCACCagggtggcagcaaggctgggaaaCTGACTCACGTTTTCTGGATCAAGTTGGGTAGGTGCCCTGCAGTAGTAGGTCAGGAACCGGGCCACTTCTTCCCGCAGGCTGTAAACAGACCCAGAGAGACCTTGTGGTTCCTGAGCCCCTTTCCTCACTCATGGTCTGGATGGCCATTGTCCAGCCTAATAGGGACCTTTGCTACCCAGTCCAACCTCATATCACAGGGCTACTGACTGAGACCATCAACTCCCCAAGTCACACAGACAATAAGTCAGAGTTGGCACAAGAACTCGGGCCTTTTGAATTATTCCTACTATACCAGGAATAACCCTTCCTACTATACCAGGCTGCCTCCTGATGACGTTTTGCTCTAGGCATTTTCTAGACGTTATCACCCAAAGAGACAGGGAGGTAACCAACCAGGAATTTGGTGCCTTGAATCCTCCTTCTGGATAAGGACAGCTGCCTGTGGGACCAAGAGACCCTAAATCTGAAAGTCACTTACAACGGCTGCCCTCTCCAATCAGGGTACTGCAGCAAGGCGTCCTCAATGCAGTTCATGTCCCTTTCTTGCAACTGTTGACAAATAGAACATGAAAACAGGTAGGCCAGGAAAGTCCAAGAGGCCTCATCCTACTCCCAGTTCATACAAGAGTGTTTGCCCTCCACATACATGACCGCCTAGAAAGGGTATGGGTATACATACTGAGTGCTCCTTTATGAATGGAGGCTACCATCTTGTCATAAATTACACAAGTAGATACCTCACTGGGAAGTATTTGACCCAGAGGTTCCCATAGCAACCTTCCCACCATATACCTAATCAGAGAATACCTCTGGACAGTCAGCAAGGCCAGGAGGTTAAATGTGCTATTCTAGAAGCTATTTCTTCACTCTTCTTCCAAGCTCCTATGTCTCACCCCTGTATCCACCACAGCTGAGGAGCAcgctgggggagggggcaggtcCCAACATAGCCCAGAACATCCTTACTCTTTCAGTCATCAGATCCATGCAGAGCTTGTTCTCACTGGTGCCAAGGTTAATGAAGCCCTGGAGATGGAAGGAATCCAAGATCAGGTCAGTCCTCTTGCTCCACCCTATATAGATCCCTTGAAACACGCTAAGAAATATTCATCTCAGATTAGCTCAAATGGAGATCTCACTGCCCCCGAGGCAATTCAATCCAAATTTGACAACTTTACACGTTAGGAAAGCTTTCTATGAACCCAAAATAGTACAGCTTGCAAATTTCCCCCTTAGAGCCACATAAATAAGTTATGTCCTATCGACCAGTCATTGAGttcttattatgtgccagacactagaCCAAGTGTTTCACGTGAGTTGTCTCAATTCCTGAGAAGAAGGTTCTATATACTCCAATTTAAAGAGTGAAGTTTAGAAAAGTTGAATAACttactagccatgtgaccttgggtgatAGGTAGAACTCTACCTACCTGACTCCTGACCCTGGACCCTTAATCCCCAAGGCCCCACCTGGCACCTACCTCTGCTACTTCTCCTTACACATTAGGACCTTCGAAGTTATTACGGGAGAATAGAAAGAACAGAAGGGGAAGGTATAGCTAATGTTGCCCTCCACCCTCTGGTTGGAGAGCTACTGCTAAGGACCCCCTTTGCTGGAAGCCTTTCATCAGTTCCCCATCGCCCTTAGGGtaacatgcctttttttttttttttttttttttttttgagctagggtcCTACTCtgtccactctgtcacccaggctggagtgcagtggcatgatctcagctcactgcaacctccatccaccggggtcaagtgatcctcccacctcagcttcccagataGTTGGGGCtctaggtgtatgccaccacgcctagctagtttttgtattttttgtagagatgaggtttcaccatgttgcccaggctcgtctcgaattcctggacttgagcaatccaccaaccttggcctcccaaagtgctgggattacaggtgtgagccaccacgcccggtcccTTAGGGTAACATCTTAACATCTCCCATCCACCTCTGTTCACACCTCCTGCCACAGCACCAGTGGTCCCTACTCTGGCCACTGGACCTCCTTTCCCAATCACTCCTAGCCCTTCACATCTTGAAGGTTTTACCTGTGCTGTTCCTCCTGCCTGGAGGGTCATTGCCATGACCATCACCACATGGCTGGCAGATTCAGCCTTTAAAACATCTTCCCAGACCACCTGAAGTGGGCATCCCTTTCGTGCTCTTGggaagattttttgtttttttgtttttttttttttttgagacagagtctcgctctgtcgcccaggctggagtgcagtggccagatctcagctcactgcaagctccacctcccaggtttacaccattctcctgcctcagcctcccgagtagttgggactacaggcgcccgccaccttgcccggctagtttttttgtatcttttttagtagagacggggtttcaccgtgttagccaggatggtctcgatctcctaacctcgcgatctgcctgtctcagcctcccaaagtgctaggattacaggcttgagccaccgcgcccggccttgggaAGATTATTAATGTCTGTGCCCCAGTTGCTGACTCCATTCATCACTATACTAAGTTCTATAATGGCAGGCTCATTTGCCCCTGTGACCACAGGGGCCAACTCCTAATAATTAAGAGCTGGGATTTAGGGAGAAGGAAGgatttgggggtggagggagtTTTCCAACTTTCTGGGGCATTGTCACTTTATTTCTGCAATTACTCCCTTATCTTCAAGATGACAAGAGTGcccatttcataaggctataaaGAATGAgagcacaggccgggcgcggtggctcaagcctgtaatcccagcactttgggaggccgagatgggcggatcacgaggtcgggagatcgagaccatcctggttaacacggtgaaaccccgtctctactaaaaaatacaaaaaactagccgggcgaggtggcgggcgcctgtagtcccagctactcgggaggctgaggcaggagaatggcgtgaacccgggaggcggagcttgcagtgagctgagatccggccactgcactccagcctgggtgacagagcgagactccgtctcaaaaaaaaaaaaaaaaaaaaaagaatgagagcacATACAACACTTGGCCCAGGACTCAGTAAATCCAAGTGACTGGAGCCCGTGAGGATgctgcccaccccccaccccaaattcTCACCAAGGTGTTCTTGTCCTTatgatatttatctttttggtAGGCATTGTAGTCCTGGAAGCTTGACTGATAGAAGACAGAGATGTCAATCCCACGGTTGGATAGGTCACGACTGACAAAGGCAGCTTCACAGTCACTCAGTTGGGGAACTGGATCAGGCTGTCCAGACAGTTGGGCCCTCTCCCCATATCTGACATCACCCCTAGAGTCCTCAGAAGGAAGAGGCACTTGGAGCTCCAGGTCACTTGCAGCCTCAGACTGTAGGAGGTTGATCATCCGGCATATTAAGCAACTCAGAAGGGCTT
This portion of the Macaca mulatta isolate MMU2019108-1 chromosome 14, T2T-MMU8v2.0, whole genome shotgun sequence genome encodes:
- the ACCSL gene encoding putative inactive 1-aminocyclopropane-1-carboxylate synthase-like protein 2, coding for MSMVSFSVGARQPAEASKDTWSMSHWSDTLPVPSGQRRDQVPRDHSIYPQLLEITLHLRQAMREHFVQLTSRQGLSLEERKHTQAIREKEALLSCLICRMINLLQSEAASDLELQVPLPSEDSRGDVRYGERAQLSGQPDPVPQLSDCEAAFVSRDLSNRGIDISVFYQSSFQDYNAYQKDKYHKDKNTLGFINLGTSENKLCMDLMTERLQERDMNCIEDALLQYPDWRGQPFLREEVARFLTYYCRAPTQLDPENVVVLNGCCSVFSALAMVLCDPGEAFLVPAPFYGGFAFSSRLYAKVELIPVYLESEVTVTNTQPFQLTVDKLEEALLEARFEGKKVRGLVLINPQNPVGDIYSPDSLMKYLEFAKRYNLHVIIDEIYMLSVFDESITFHSVLSMKSLPDRNRTHVIWGTSKDFGISGFRFGALYTHNKEVVSAVSAFGYLHSISGIAQHKLCQLLQNTEWIDKVYLPTNCYRLREAHKYITAKLKALEIPFHNSSSGLYVWINLKKYLDPCTFEEERLLYCRFLDNKLLLSRGKAYMCKEPGWFCLIFADELPRLKLAMRRFCDVLEEQKEAWIVKQLEDAMRE